A stretch of the Bacillus sp. FJAT-18017 genome encodes the following:
- a CDS encoding cysteine hydrolase family protein, which translates to MIDLPALLILDVQNGFDDPYWGERNNSQAEENISRLLTEWRNRRGIIIYSQHLSLLPQSPLNYKDAKKVRIKDIVSPKEGEEVFTKNVNSAFIGTPLESFLKEKQVKSLVITGLSTQHCVSTTVRMAGNLGYSNFLVSDATAAFEITDHKNKRHSPDVVHELELAALHKEFATIVTTNEVLESLSKTQ; encoded by the coding sequence CTGATTGACCTGCCAGCTCTACTGATTTTAGACGTCCAAAACGGGTTTGATGACCCTTATTGGGGGGAGCGGAATAACTCTCAGGCAGAGGAAAACATTTCCCGGCTGCTGACAGAATGGAGAAATCGTCGAGGAATTATCATCTACTCACAGCATTTATCACTGCTGCCGCAATCTCCATTAAATTATAAAGATGCCAAAAAGGTCCGAATTAAGGATATTGTTAGTCCAAAAGAAGGAGAGGAAGTATTCACCAAGAATGTAAATTCAGCATTCATAGGCACCCCGCTTGAAAGCTTTTTAAAAGAAAAGCAGGTAAAGTCGCTGGTCATCACTGGCTTATCAACACAGCACTGTGTCTCCACGACAGTACGAATGGCAGGCAATCTTGGTTATTCAAATTTCCTCGTGTCTGATGCGACGGCTGCCTTTGAAATCACTGACCACAAGAATAAACGGCACAGCCCAGATGTAGTGCATGAGCTGGAACTGGCTGCACTGCATAAGGAATTTGCTACAATCGTGACAACGAACGAAGTGCTTGAATCCCTATCAAAAACGCAATAA
- a CDS encoding YqcI/YcgG family protein, whose protein sequence is MTLFTKESVLQSGVDTWKKDAVALFSAKMQDRTKPFPCIPATMGHQLDHFQYGFLPDPFDVSAASELARALEEYSTHYRELGRYTSLVLFYKKTGQYSLSVEEYEQIFWEQLSQSSLLDKLDWPEPIPADPENTLWEFCFHGEQYFVYCGTPAHKNRQSRYFPYLMLAITPRSVLVEFNKSPDRAAKIKSSIRERLANYDKAPIHPDLNMYGNEDNYEWKQYFLRDDDTTISKCPFHHYLKKTNKNE, encoded by the coding sequence ATGACCCTTTTTACAAAGGAATCCGTGCTTCAATCTGGAGTTGATACATGGAAAAAAGATGCTGTTGCCCTATTCTCTGCGAAAATGCAGGATCGGACAAAACCTTTCCCCTGCATCCCGGCGACCATGGGCCATCAACTTGACCACTTCCAATATGGCTTCCTTCCTGATCCTTTCGACGTTTCGGCAGCGTCTGAACTTGCCCGTGCATTGGAAGAGTATTCAACTCACTATAGGGAACTGGGGAGGTATACATCCCTTGTCCTTTTTTATAAAAAAACCGGCCAGTATTCTCTTTCCGTTGAGGAGTATGAGCAGATTTTTTGGGAGCAGCTAAGCCAAAGCAGTCTTCTTGATAAGCTGGATTGGCCCGAGCCTATTCCCGCTGATCCAGAAAATACGTTATGGGAATTCTGTTTTCACGGAGAACAGTATTTCGTCTATTGCGGTACTCCGGCACATAAAAACCGGCAGAGCAGATATTTTCCATATCTTATGCTGGCAATAACTCCGAGGTCGGTGCTGGTGGAGTTTAATAAATCACCGGACAGGGCGGCAAAGATCAAATCATCCATTCGGGAACGCCTTGCCAATTATGACAAGGCCCCGATTCACCCAGATTTAAATATGTATGGAAATGAAGACAATTACGAATGGAAGCAATATTTCCTAAGGGATGATGATACAACGATCTCCAAATGTCCTTTCCACCACTATCTGAAAAAAACAAATAAGAATGAGTAA
- a CDS encoding SDR family NAD(P)-dependent oxidoreductase: protein MDLLLQGKNILITGGSKGIGKAIAAAFVAEGANVSISARGMDALEKTNEEIEGKATIFQADITNPEEREKLIMSFVEKYGTIDVLINNAGGSNGGNATETDMDLYYKAMELNYFSAVHLSKLAVEHMKKQQSGSIINITSIFGRESGGKVTYNNAKSALISFTKSLADEVISSGIRVNSIAPGSILHETGNWKKRLEADPEGIKEFVKKEIPAGRFGTPEEIANVAVFLASEKASWIVGASINVDGGQSRMNF, encoded by the coding sequence ATGGATTTGCTTTTACAAGGGAAAAATATACTCATCACTGGCGGTTCAAAGGGAATTGGAAAGGCGATTGCTGCGGCGTTTGTGGCCGAAGGGGCGAATGTTTCCATTTCTGCCAGGGGGATGGATGCACTGGAGAAAACAAATGAAGAAATAGAGGGCAAAGCCACCATTTTTCAAGCAGATATCACCAACCCGGAAGAACGAGAGAAACTGATCATGTCCTTTGTTGAAAAATACGGAACCATTGATGTGCTCATTAATAATGCAGGCGGAAGCAATGGCGGGAACGCAACAGAAACTGACATGGATTTATACTACAAGGCGATGGAGTTGAATTACTTTTCGGCCGTCCACTTAAGTAAATTGGCAGTTGAGCATATGAAAAAGCAACAGTCGGGTTCGATTATTAATATCACCTCCATTTTCGGCAGAGAAAGCGGAGGAAAGGTTACCTATAACAATGCAAAATCCGCCTTGATCAGTTTCACCAAGTCACTGGCGGACGAGGTCATTTCAAGTGGAATTCGAGTCAATAGCATCGCACCCGGAAGTATACTTCACGAAACAGGTAATTGGAAAAAGCGTCTAGAGGCTGACCCTGAAGGTATAAAAGAATTTGTAAAGAAGGAGATACCAGCCGGACGCTTCGGCACTCCTGAAGAAATCGCAAATGTTGCCGTATTTCTCGCCTCCGAAAAAGCATCCTGGATTGTTGGTGCCAGTATAAATGTAGATGGCGGACAATCCAGAATGAATTTCTAA
- the hprK gene encoding HPr(Ser) kinase/phosphatase translates to MKKITVEDLAKKFSLKVMAGEGQLQKTITQPRVHRPGLEFVGYFDFFPTERVQILGKKEITYLHKLSEEERKIRIGNIVHYHPPCFIVTAGEEGLTYLIHHCTEQGIPLLVTNIPEETSEFITKLDTYLVKELAPEMTLHGVCMNVSGIGILLRGASGVGKSETAHTLIRRGHRLVSDDIVVLKKLSHQTILGTHEGKNKEFLALRSIGLLNVVRLYGRKAFQEETRITLDIHLTKWEKDALYNDLEQEFHSTDYMGVKVPSIEIQLQPGRDVAGLIEAAANNWFLKQQGYSAAEEFMSRIETDIMIKSGKKYF, encoded by the coding sequence TTGAAAAAAATTACGGTTGAAGATTTGGCTAAAAAATTCTCACTTAAAGTGATGGCTGGTGAAGGCCAGCTGCAAAAAACGATTACACAACCGCGGGTGCATCGTCCAGGCCTGGAATTTGTGGGATACTTTGATTTTTTTCCAACAGAACGAGTTCAAATATTAGGAAAAAAAGAAATTACCTATTTACATAAATTAAGTGAAGAAGAACGTAAAATCCGGATCGGAAATATTGTCCACTATCATCCTCCATGCTTTATTGTAACAGCTGGTGAGGAAGGACTTACCTACTTGATTCACCATTGTACCGAGCAGGGTATTCCTCTGTTAGTGACGAATATTCCTGAGGAAACGTCAGAGTTTATCACCAAATTGGATACATATTTAGTGAAGGAGTTAGCACCAGAAATGACGCTGCACGGAGTTTGTATGAATGTATCGGGCATTGGAATTTTGCTTCGCGGAGCTTCCGGAGTAGGGAAAAGCGAAACGGCGCACACTTTAATTCGCAGGGGTCACCGGCTTGTTTCGGATGATATTGTTGTTCTAAAGAAACTTAGTCACCAAACCATTCTCGGAACCCATGAAGGAAAAAATAAAGAGTTTTTGGCTCTGCGGAGCATTGGCTTGTTGAATGTGGTCCGCTTATACGGCCGCAAGGCTTTTCAAGAAGAAACAAGAATTACCCTGGATATCCATTTAACGAAATGGGAAAAGGATGCTTTGTATAATGATTTAGAACAGGAATTTCACTCTACGGATTATATGGGGGTAAAAGTACCTTCCATTGAGATTCAACTTCAGCCTGGACGGGATGTTGCAGGGTTAATAGAGGCAGCAGCAAATAACTGGTTTTTAAAGCAGCAGGGATACAGTGCAGCAGAGGAATTCATGAGCAGGATTGAGACTGATATTATGATAAAATCCGGGAAGAAATACTTTTAG
- a CDS encoding DUF1801 domain-containing protein, producing MADKRRENEEVNQFILKLPEDIQNIASALRKIILNSSQELQEEFKWSMPNYSYKGLVCYIQTAKSHVNLGFHRGNVLQEKDTNKLLQGSGKALRYIRVKKMEEVQPEAIASLIEEAVRLNEELSS from the coding sequence ATGGCTGATAAGAGAAGAGAGAATGAAGAGGTTAATCAATTTATTTTGAAATTACCTGAAGACATTCAAAACATTGCATCTGCTTTAAGAAAAATAATCCTCAATTCTTCGCAGGAACTTCAAGAAGAGTTTAAATGGTCTATGCCTAATTATTCGTATAAAGGGCTAGTCTGTTATATCCAAACTGCTAAAAGCCATGTTAATCTTGGCTTTCATAGAGGTAATGTACTCCAGGAAAAAGATACTAATAAGTTATTACAGGGTTCGGGTAAAGCATTGAGATACATTAGAGTGAAAAAGATGGAAGAAGTTCAACCAGAAGCGATAGCTTCACTCATTGAAGAGGCAGTTAGATTAAATGAGGAATTGAGTAGCTAG
- a CDS encoding glycoside hydrolase family 65 protein — MTWKLTKSEIDYENLLINESLLSLGNGYLGVRGNFEEGYKEDFKSIRGTYINAFHDEVEISYGEKLFAFPEKQQKLVNVIDGQTVEIYIDDDRFSLYEGEIIEFTRNLHMDAGYSERIVHWKSPKGKDVKLYFKRIVSFQTKELFAIDIKIELISSVQNVKIVSTVNGDVSNFVDKNDPRVASGHAKRLSVTEVRQDEAFSIVKDKTFATNLEVACLSFSKVEAADYQCDRKALDSSTVEVYLFEGNQPIQFTKFNIYTDTLRHGDDVTVKAAEVYQDTKEKSFADLLVEQKSYLDQYWNKSDVKIGGDEELQQSIRFSLYQLLQSAGKDRVSNIAAKGLSGEGYEGHYFWDTEIYMLPVFLMTHPEIAKNLLLHRYSILDSARARAREMGHKKGALFPWRTITGQESSAFFPAGTAQYHISADIAYSYIQYYLVTKDEEFLKDYMAEVLFETARLWADTGHMLNGQFRIDNVTGPDEYTCIVNNNYYTNAMAKHNLLWAAKVYHLLKETENDVLAGLAERLDVTEEEVNEWQEAGENMYLPYDEEYKISAQDDSFLSKARWDLENTPKDKFPLLLNYHPLTLYRYQVCKQADTVLAHFLLEDEQDFDTIKNSYDYYEKVTTHDSSLSYCVFSIMASKLGYKEKAYRYFNETSHLDLDNTHGNTKDGLHLANMGGTWMAIVFGFAGLRVKEGGLSLSPSLPEEWTSLQFQLQYQNRVLRVHIEKDAVTYLILEGEDLTITHNGDRLTLVKGKEVRAE; from the coding sequence GTGACTTGGAAATTAACAAAGTCCGAGATTGACTATGAGAATCTCTTAATAAATGAAAGCCTTCTATCACTAGGCAACGGCTATCTTGGAGTCCGTGGGAATTTTGAAGAAGGGTACAAGGAAGATTTTAAATCGATTCGGGGTACATACATTAATGCATTTCACGATGAGGTGGAAATCAGTTACGGAGAAAAGCTTTTCGCATTTCCTGAGAAGCAGCAAAAGCTCGTAAATGTGATTGATGGACAAACAGTGGAAATTTATATTGATGATGATCGATTCTCATTATATGAGGGTGAAATCATTGAGTTCACACGTAATCTGCATATGGATGCGGGATATTCTGAGCGGATTGTTCATTGGAAATCACCGAAAGGAAAAGATGTCAAACTTTATTTTAAAAGAATTGTATCCTTTCAAACGAAAGAGTTATTCGCGATTGATATAAAGATTGAGCTGATTAGCTCTGTCCAGAATGTAAAAATCGTTTCAACTGTAAATGGGGATGTATCTAATTTTGTTGATAAAAATGACCCTCGTGTTGCTTCCGGCCATGCAAAAAGGCTTAGCGTGACCGAAGTTCGTCAAGATGAGGCATTTAGTATTGTTAAGGATAAAACGTTTGCTACAAATTTAGAGGTTGCCTGTTTAAGTTTCTCGAAGGTGGAAGCGGCGGATTATCAATGTGACAGGAAAGCTTTGGATAGCAGTACAGTTGAAGTGTATTTGTTCGAAGGGAATCAACCGATTCAATTTACCAAGTTCAACATTTACACTGACACGCTCCGGCATGGGGACGATGTAACTGTAAAAGCAGCGGAAGTATATCAGGACACGAAGGAAAAGTCCTTTGCGGATCTTTTAGTTGAACAGAAAAGTTACCTTGATCAGTACTGGAATAAATCTGATGTGAAAATCGGCGGGGATGAGGAGCTTCAGCAATCGATTCGCTTCAGCCTTTACCAGCTTTTGCAATCCGCAGGTAAAGATCGCGTTAGTAACATAGCTGCGAAAGGGTTATCAGGAGAAGGATATGAGGGCCATTACTTCTGGGATACAGAAATTTATATGCTCCCAGTATTCTTAATGACTCACCCGGAAATTGCTAAAAATCTACTGTTGCATCGATACTCCATTTTAGATAGTGCCCGGGCTCGCGCGCGAGAAATGGGACATAAAAAGGGAGCTTTATTCCCTTGGCGAACGATAACAGGTCAGGAATCCTCCGCATTCTTCCCAGCGGGCACAGCTCAATATCATATTAGTGCCGATATTGCCTATAGTTACATTCAATATTATTTAGTAACAAAGGACGAAGAATTCCTAAAGGATTACATGGCCGAAGTGCTATTTGAAACCGCCCGCCTCTGGGCAGATACTGGCCATATGTTAAACGGTCAATTTAGAATTGATAACGTAACAGGTCCAGACGAATATACTTGCATAGTAAACAATAACTATTACACGAATGCAATGGCCAAGCACAATTTGCTTTGGGCTGCAAAAGTATATCATTTACTAAAAGAAACTGAGAATGATGTATTAGCAGGGCTGGCCGAAAGATTAGATGTCACCGAAGAGGAAGTAAATGAATGGCAAGAAGCTGGGGAAAACATGTATCTTCCATATGATGAAGAATATAAGATTTCCGCACAGGATGACAGCTTTTTATCGAAGGCGCGCTGGGATCTCGAAAATACGCCTAAAGACAAATTCCCGCTATTGCTAAACTATCATCCATTAACTTTGTATCGTTATCAGGTTTGCAAGCAGGCCGATACCGTACTGGCTCATTTTCTGCTAGAGGATGAGCAGGACTTTGACACTATTAAAAATTCGTATGATTATTACGAAAAAGTAACGACTCATGATTCTTCGCTATCTTATTGTGTCTTCAGTATAATGGCATCGAAGTTAGGCTATAAAGAGAAAGCCTATCGTTATTTTAATGAAACGTCCCACCTGGATTTAGATAATACTCATGGAAATACAAAAGATGGTCTTCACCTTGCTAATATGGGCGGGACATGGATGGCGATTGTATTCGGATTTGCCGGTTTGAGAGTGAAGGAAGGAGGTTTGTCACTTTCTCCCTCTCTTCCGGAAGAATGGACTTCGCTCCAATTCCAACTTCAGTACCAGAACAGAGTCCTTCGTGTACACATCGAAAAGGATGCTGTCACTTATCTGATTTTAGAAGGGGAAGATTTGACAATAACCCATAATGGGGATCGTTTAACACTTGTGAAAGGGAAAGAAGTTAGGGCTGAATAA
- the pgmB gene encoding beta-phosphoglucomutase, producing the protein MKPNPKAFIFDLDGVITDTAEFHYLAWKKLAEQLGITIDRDFNEQLKGISRMDSLERILALNPALKDMPQEEKEKLAYQKNEHYKNLIKLIKPEDVLPGIEELFKKLKENHIKIAIGSASKNAPVVVEQLGLTHYIDYIVDAAKVKKGKPDPETFTTAADYLNIPYDECVGLEDAAAGIQAINQAGMFSVGIGDKEHLSAADYLVGDTTQLDLEEILKQYYLK; encoded by the coding sequence ATGAAACCAAATCCGAAAGCTTTCATATTTGATTTAGATGGAGTAATCACAGATACTGCTGAATTTCATTATTTGGCATGGAAAAAGCTTGCCGAACAACTTGGCATAACGATCGATAGAGACTTTAATGAGCAGCTTAAAGGGATTAGCCGGATGGATTCCTTAGAGCGGATCCTGGCATTAAATCCAGCTTTAAAAGATATGCCTCAGGAAGAAAAAGAGAAACTTGCCTATCAAAAGAATGAGCATTATAAGAATTTGATTAAGCTGATTAAACCAGAGGACGTTTTACCGGGCATTGAAGAACTTTTTAAAAAGCTGAAAGAGAATCATATTAAAATTGCCATCGGGTCTGCCAGCAAGAATGCCCCAGTGGTAGTGGAACAGCTTGGTCTCACGCATTACATTGATTATATTGTGGATGCTGCGAAGGTAAAGAAAGGGAAACCTGACCCGGAAACATTTACAACCGCTGCCGATTATCTAAACATTCCTTATGATGAATGTGTTGGACTGGAAGACGCAGCTGCCGGAATTCAAGCTATTAATCAGGCAGGTATGTTTTCGGTTGGGATTGGAGACAAGGAACATTTGTCGGCTGCTGATTATTTAGTGGGCGATACTACTCAATTAGACCTTGAAGAAATTTTAAAACAATATTACTTGAAATAA
- a CDS encoding LacI family DNA-binding transcriptional regulator: MATIKDVAKKAGVSIAVVSKAFNNYPDISEKTRQRIFEIAKELDYSPNVVAKNLSSKKQRTIGLISSGVFNQNEKDTNAYDVFKGVYKAVEENEYEFSVYLIDSQKQRQKSYAQFCSERNIGGAILQGIRTDDPYFQELMNTNIPVVYVDILKDDYNKLIGSVSINNAKASKDIACYLLEQNHRNIVIMAGTEETYVNMDRMKGVKEAFYQYSLTIQEEDILHGDFSEDKAYALAKHYLAEKCPTAFLCFSDLMAYGVMRAVKEAGLRIPEDVSVTGFDNLVFSSYTEPKLTTVHQDFVEIGRQSALLVQNLMENKLDSQHVFVPYQIVKRETVGEAKREGQLNRNE; encoded by the coding sequence ATGGCTACAATAAAAGATGTTGCCAAAAAAGCAGGTGTTTCGATTGCTGTCGTTTCAAAAGCATTCAATAATTACCCGGATATTAGTGAAAAAACCCGGCAGCGAATTTTTGAGATAGCGAAGGAACTGGATTACTCGCCTAATGTGGTTGCTAAAAATTTATCATCAAAGAAACAGAGAACGATTGGATTAATCTCGTCAGGTGTTTTTAATCAAAATGAAAAGGACACCAATGCATACGATGTATTCAAGGGTGTTTATAAGGCAGTAGAAGAAAATGAATATGAGTTTTCGGTGTATTTAATTGATTCACAGAAACAAAGGCAAAAGAGCTATGCTCAGTTTTGCAGTGAACGAAACATTGGCGGAGCTATACTACAAGGAATTCGAACCGACGATCCTTATTTTCAAGAATTAATGAATACGAACATTCCTGTCGTCTATGTAGACATTTTAAAAGACGATTATAATAAATTAATTGGCAGTGTATCGATTAATAATGCAAAGGCAAGTAAAGACATTGCTTGTTATTTATTGGAACAAAATCATCGTAACATTGTAATAATGGCGGGAACGGAAGAGACATACGTAAACATGGACCGGATGAAAGGTGTTAAGGAAGCTTTTTATCAATATAGTTTGACGATTCAAGAAGAAGATATTCTCCATGGAGATTTCTCTGAGGATAAAGCATATGCTTTAGCTAAACATTATCTGGCGGAAAAATGTCCGACGGCGTTTCTATGCTTTAGTGACCTAATGGCGTATGGCGTAATGCGTGCAGTAAAAGAAGCAGGATTAAGAATCCCTGAGGATGTTTCAGTTACTGGATTTGATAATCTAGTTTTCAGCAGTTATACGGAACCGAAACTTACTACCGTTCATCAGGATTTTGTGGAAATCGGAAGACAATCAGCTCTACTAGTACAGAATCTGATGGAGAATAAACTCGATAGTCAACATGTATTTGTTCCATATCAAATAGTAAAACGCGAGACAGTTGGAGAAGCGAAGCGAGAAGGTCAACTTAATAGGAATGAATAG
- a CDS encoding YesL family protein: MRDFSGLMGGFHRIAEWFMRFTIVNIVWFIINLPIAVIVLSSIFNDSQGVMIVQMLPALLLFPLLLFPSTVAMFQVTRDWLLEKDQKSLIRTYFSYFKESYKRALLSGAGWAIIWLIWIVDLYFFSKENDLLTLIFMIIGLILFVMNMNFFSLTAHYRMSLRDLFKYSFFLTFGMPSLFFIILILNIFIVYISTKVWFLLPFFSGSISAYLSFYTFYKSTLKVEKKTAVQNS, translated from the coding sequence ATGCGAGATTTTTCAGGATTAATGGGAGGATTCCATCGGATAGCAGAATGGTTTATGCGTTTTACCATAGTGAATATCGTATGGTTTATCATAAATCTCCCTATAGCAGTTATCGTTCTAAGTTCTATTTTTAATGATTCCCAAGGCGTAATGATTGTGCAAATGTTGCCTGCTTTGCTTTTATTTCCGTTGCTTCTTTTTCCTAGTACTGTAGCTATGTTTCAAGTAACCCGCGATTGGTTATTGGAAAAAGATCAAAAGTCCCTTATCAGGACTTATTTTTCCTATTTTAAAGAGAGCTACAAGAGAGCGCTGCTATCAGGTGCGGGCTGGGCAATCATCTGGCTTATTTGGATAGTGGACCTGTATTTTTTCAGTAAAGAAAATGACCTTTTAACCTTAATCTTCATGATCATTGGACTCATTCTGTTCGTTATGAATATGAACTTTTTCTCGTTAACTGCTCATTATCGTATGAGCTTAAGAGATTTGTTTAAGTATTCGTTTTTTCTAACATTCGGAATGCCGTCATTGTTCTTTATCATCCTGATTTTGAATATCTTCATCGTCTATATAAGTACAAAGGTTTGGTTCTTGCTGCCGTTTTTCTCTGGCTCAATCAGTGCGTATTTATCTTTCTATACGTTCTATAAAAGTACATTAAAAGTAGAAAAGAAAACAGCAGTGCAAAATAGTTAA
- a CDS encoding carbohydrate ABC transporter permease, with amino-acid sequence MKKANKILKEVLLLLVALFFLSPIYIIFVNSFKNRQELYENVLAWPKDFGFQYYLDAMEKMNFLSSLGNSLYITIISIILLVVLSSMTAWMLARTNNKLSNVIFMTFIATMLIPFQTIMMPLMQFMGDIMNNLGIPMLNTREGLIFMNIGFNSAISVFLYHGFIKSVPVSLEEAATIDGASKFGVFWRIIFPILKPITVTVLIINTISIWNDYLLPSLTLTDKGLRTIPLSTFYFFGEFTIQWNLAMAGLLLTMIPIVIFYMLAQKHIIKGIGDGAVK; translated from the coding sequence ATGAAAAAAGCTAATAAAATTTTGAAAGAAGTATTACTTTTATTAGTTGCTCTTTTCTTCTTATCGCCTATCTACATTATTTTCGTAAACTCATTCAAAAATCGCCAGGAACTATATGAAAATGTCCTTGCCTGGCCAAAGGATTTTGGATTTCAATATTACTTGGATGCAATGGAAAAAATGAACTTCCTAAGTTCACTCGGAAACTCATTGTATATAACGATTATTTCAATCATCCTTTTAGTTGTTTTATCTTCGATGACAGCCTGGATGTTAGCTCGAACGAACAATAAGTTAAGTAATGTTATTTTTATGACCTTTATTGCAACGATGTTAATCCCATTCCAAACCATCATGATGCCTTTGATGCAGTTTATGGGAGACATCATGAATAATCTTGGCATCCCGATGTTAAATACCCGTGAAGGGTTAATCTTTATGAACATTGGCTTCAACTCAGCTATTTCTGTTTTCTTATATCATGGTTTTATTAAATCTGTCCCTGTTTCGCTAGAAGAAGCAGCAACGATTGATGGGGCTTCCAAGTTCGGTGTCTTTTGGAGAATTATTTTCCCAATTTTAAAACCAATAACGGTTACGGTCTTAATCATTAACACAATTAGCATTTGGAATGACTATCTATTACCTTCATTAACATTGACGGATAAGGGCTTAAGAACAATTCCTTTATCAACCTTCTATTTCTTTGGTGAATTTACAATTCAGTGGAATCTGGCAATGGCTGGTTTGCTGCTAACAATGATTCCGATAGTTATTTTCTATATGCTTGCTCAAAAGCACATTATCAAAGGGATTGGGGACGGTGCAGTCAAATAG
- a CDS encoding carbohydrate ABC transporter permease has protein sequence MTKRKNRAWYALFTAPLVLIFSVVVIIPFLIGVYYSFFDWDGITANPMVFVGFENYAQLFDDERFLNSAWMTIKFTVLAVISVNIVGLGFALLVTSSLRTANIARTMVFMPYLIGGLLLGYIWKFIFSDVFTLIGEKTGWDSIFLNWLLDPDYSLYALVVVFTWQMAGYIMIIYIAGLQAIPGELIEASKIDGANKWQRLRKITFPLLMPSFTISLFLTLSSAFKIYDTNLSLTGGGPANSTEMFAMNIYNEIFGYANYGFGQAKAIIFFLIVAAISLTQVYLTKKREVEM, from the coding sequence GTGACAAAAAGAAAAAATCGAGCCTGGTATGCATTATTTACAGCTCCGCTTGTACTAATCTTTTCAGTTGTCGTAATCATTCCTTTCCTAATTGGAGTCTATTATTCCTTTTTTGATTGGGATGGGATTACGGCGAACCCAATGGTTTTTGTTGGATTCGAGAATTATGCCCAATTATTTGATGATGAACGCTTTCTGAATTCTGCATGGATGACGATTAAATTTACAGTCTTGGCGGTTATTTCCGTTAATATTGTAGGTCTGGGATTTGCACTCTTAGTTACATCCAGCCTTAGAACAGCTAATATAGCCCGTACGATGGTATTTATGCCTTATTTAATTGGCGGTCTATTGTTAGGTTATATCTGGAAATTTATTTTCTCTGATGTATTTACCCTCATTGGTGAAAAAACAGGATGGGACAGCATCTTTTTAAATTGGCTTTTAGATCCCGACTATTCCTTATATGCTTTAGTTGTAGTATTTACTTGGCAAATGGCTGGTTACATTATGATTATTTATATCGCAGGTCTTCAGGCGATTCCTGGTGAATTGATTGAAGCATCCAAGATTGATGGAGCTAATAAATGGCAAAGATTAAGAAAAATTACCTTCCCTCTCTTAATGCCATCCTTTACAATCAGTCTATTTTTAACCCTTTCTTCTGCATTTAAAATTTACGATACCAACCTATCATTAACTGGTGGAGGCCCCGCTAATTCCACTGAAATGTTTGCGATGAATATCTATAATGAGATTTTTGGTTATGCGAATTATGGTTTCGGCCAGGCTAAAGCGATTATCTTCTTCTTAATTGTTGCAGCCATTTCGTTGACACAAGTGTACTTAACGAAGAAGAGAGAGGTGGAAATGTGA